The following are from one region of the Jatrophihabitans telluris genome:
- a CDS encoding SRPBCC family protein, translating to MTTAYNQWTQFETFPHFMGGVETITQTDPTHSHWVTKIGGVTREFDTEITEQHPDERVAWKSTDGTKHAGVVTFHRLADTKTKVTVQLDWEAEGLVEKAGALVGVDDHQVHADLERFKTYIEKNGGADGAWRGDVSNQS from the coding sequence GTGACCACTGCGTACAACCAGTGGACCCAGTTCGAGACGTTCCCCCACTTCATGGGCGGCGTCGAGACGATCACGCAGACCGACCCGACCCACTCGCACTGGGTCACCAAGATCGGCGGGGTCACCCGCGAGTTCGATACCGAAATCACCGAGCAGCACCCCGACGAGCGCGTGGCGTGGAAGAGCACCGACGGCACCAAGCACGCCGGCGTCGTGACGTTCCACCGCCTCGCCGACACCAAGACCAAGGTCACGGTTCAGTTGGACTGGGAAGCCGAGGGCCTGGTCGAGAAGGCCGGCGCCCTGGTCGGCGTCGACGACCACCAGGTGCACGCCGACCTGGAGCGCTTCAAGACCTACATCGAGAAGAACGGTGGCGCCGACGGTGCCTGGCGCGGAGACGTCTCCAACCAGTCCTGA
- a CDS encoding undecaprenyl-diphosphate phosphatase, producing MHAHLSWLEAGTIGAIQGVTELFPVSSLGHSVLIPALIGGSWAKHLNVNAPESPYLAFIVGLHVATALALIIYFWRDWVRIIAGLFTSLRYRRISNDYERLGWLLILATIPVGIAGLALEHALRTTLGKPTPAAIFLMVNGLILFASERWKRRAVQQEDLVETVPASRHRAGETVSTSPMAVSHQSEEPSDTDLDHTLAQLPWPRALLIGAAQILALAPGISRSGAAMATGLARGLSHEAAARFSFLLATPVILAAGVLKVPDLFGPLGDGIRPQVLFGSVLSGVGAYLSVRFLSRYFEKRSLRPFAWYCLLFGAGSLIILH from the coding sequence GTGCACGCACACTTGAGCTGGCTGGAAGCCGGAACCATCGGGGCGATCCAGGGGGTGACCGAGCTCTTCCCGGTCAGCAGCCTCGGCCACAGCGTGCTGATCCCGGCCCTGATCGGCGGCAGCTGGGCCAAGCACCTCAACGTCAACGCGCCTGAGTCTCCGTATCTGGCCTTCATCGTCGGCCTGCATGTGGCCACGGCGCTGGCGCTCATCATCTACTTCTGGCGGGACTGGGTCCGCATCATCGCCGGCCTGTTCACCTCGCTGCGCTACCGCCGCATCTCCAACGACTACGAACGCCTGGGCTGGCTGTTGATCCTGGCCACGATTCCGGTGGGTATCGCCGGCCTGGCGCTCGAACACGCGCTTCGCACCACTCTCGGCAAACCCACGCCCGCCGCGATCTTCCTCATGGTCAACGGCCTCATCCTGTTCGCCTCCGAGCGCTGGAAGCGGCGAGCCGTCCAGCAGGAAGATCTCGTCGAGACCGTTCCCGCCTCGCGGCACCGGGCGGGCGAGACCGTGTCGACCAGCCCGATGGCGGTCTCCCACCAGAGCGAAGAACCCAGCGACACCGACCTGGATCACACGCTGGCCCAGCTGCCGTGGCCGCGCGCACTGCTGATCGGCGCGGCCCAGATTCTCGCCCTGGCGCCGGGCATCAGCCGCTCCGGGGCGGCAATGGCCACCGGTCTGGCCCGCGGGCTCTCGCACGAGGCCGCGGCCCGCTTCTCCTTCCTGCTCGCCACGCCCGTCATCCTCGCCGCCGGGGTGCTCAAGGTCCCGGATCTGTTCGGTCCGCTCGGCGACGGCATCCGTCCGCAGGTCCTGTTCGGCAGCGTGCTGTCCGGGGTCGGCGCCTACCTGTCGGTCCGCTTCCTCAGCCGGTACTTCGAGAAGCGCTCGCTGCGTCCGTTCGCCTGGTACTGCCTGCTCTTCGGCGCCGGGTCGCTGATCATCCTGCACTGA
- a CDS encoding DUF6318 family protein translates to MDQIPPGRPAEWVPAGVSTTAPFRETGDVLPRFNLAMFTNDQAGAVAASKYYLSASNWSLASNSASATEAICDDATCRSNAEVLRSHQKRGYHFEGGRQQMLSSAVFKSDDAPRAEWIVQIGLKFAATVTVNAQGVVVKVEPAGRAVENVYLRWSGSMWRVSGLYLAGRRQISPRRSR, encoded by the coding sequence GTGGATCAGATTCCGCCCGGGCGCCCCGCCGAGTGGGTGCCGGCCGGCGTGTCGACGACGGCGCCGTTCAGGGAGACCGGGGATGTCCTACCCAGATTCAACCTGGCCATGTTCACTAACGATCAAGCCGGCGCCGTGGCCGCCTCGAAGTATTACTTGTCTGCGTCCAACTGGTCACTCGCATCAAACTCTGCCTCCGCAACTGAGGCCATCTGTGATGACGCAACGTGTCGGTCGAACGCGGAGGTCCTGAGGTCGCATCAGAAGCGGGGCTACCACTTCGAGGGCGGCAGACAGCAAATGTTGAGCTCTGCGGTATTCAAGTCCGACGACGCCCCAAGGGCTGAATGGATCGTTCAGATCGGGCTGAAATTCGCCGCGACCGTGACGGTGAATGCCCAGGGCGTCGTCGTGAAAGTCGAGCCCGCAGGAAGGGCTGTTGAAAACGTCTACCTGAGGTGGAGTGGGTCGATGTGGCGTGTATCCGGGCTCTATCTGGCAGGCCGCCGTCAGATATCCCCGCGCCGTAGCCGTTGA
- a CDS encoding sensor histidine kinase — MPIRLKIAVASTLATILLLGGAGLIFLTTLRSGLQNSLDSTLRSRADELVAQVDDSGKLRSGTAALHLPASGYGQILGPNGQVGLTTTEQLRIPLVDASRMVSVKGGGTIYDESVQESDPASHRMDVRVLAVPIGKSGYVAAVAISRDVVDEAVERAGKQLLITGAVVLLLAAPGSWLLARQALEPVERMRAQAAALEAQDAEEGLSVPRSRDEIKRLALTFNDLLSRLHQALERERAFVADAGHELRTPLTVLRGELELARRPGRSREDLEETLTVVAAETERLIRLAEDLLVLARDDSSVPLRWHSFDVVAVLAGSIRSLESLADQHAVRIRLVAPDSLMADGDPERLRQAVDNVLNNALRFAPMGSEVTVTAGVAGPLVDVGVADQGPGFAAELLPVVFERFRRGDTARTRSEDGWSSGLGLAIVRSVLRAHRGTAVASNRTDSSGALVRLQWPRRREE, encoded by the coding sequence GTGCCGATCCGCCTCAAGATCGCGGTGGCCTCGACGTTGGCCACGATCCTGCTGCTGGGCGGAGCCGGCCTGATCTTCCTGACCACATTGCGCTCGGGTCTGCAGAACAGCCTGGACAGCACGCTGCGTTCTCGCGCCGACGAGTTGGTGGCACAGGTCGACGACTCCGGCAAGCTCCGGAGCGGTACCGCGGCCCTGCACCTGCCGGCCAGCGGCTACGGCCAGATCCTGGGCCCGAACGGCCAGGTTGGCCTGACCACCACCGAGCAGCTGCGCATACCCCTGGTTGATGCGAGCCGGATGGTCTCGGTCAAGGGCGGCGGCACGATCTATGACGAGTCGGTGCAGGAGTCGGATCCGGCCAGCCATCGCATGGACGTTCGCGTTCTGGCCGTGCCGATCGGCAAGTCGGGCTACGTCGCCGCGGTGGCGATCAGTCGGGATGTGGTGGACGAAGCGGTTGAGCGGGCCGGCAAACAACTGTTGATCACCGGGGCCGTCGTGCTCCTGCTGGCCGCTCCCGGATCGTGGCTGCTGGCTCGGCAGGCACTGGAACCGGTGGAGCGAATGCGCGCGCAGGCGGCGGCCCTGGAGGCGCAGGACGCCGAGGAGGGCCTGAGCGTTCCGCGCAGCCGGGACGAGATCAAGCGGCTGGCGTTGACGTTCAACGACCTGCTGTCCCGATTGCACCAGGCGCTGGAGCGCGAACGCGCCTTCGTCGCCGACGCCGGGCATGAACTGCGTACGCCTCTGACCGTCCTTCGTGGTGAGCTCGAGCTGGCCCGCCGTCCCGGCCGGAGTCGGGAGGATCTCGAGGAAACCCTGACCGTCGTAGCGGCCGAAACCGAGCGGCTGATCCGGCTGGCCGAGGACCTGCTCGTCCTGGCCCGCGACGACAGTTCGGTCCCGCTGCGCTGGCATTCCTTCGACGTCGTCGCCGTGCTGGCCGGCTCGATCCGTTCGCTGGAGTCGCTGGCCGACCAGCACGCGGTGCGGATTCGCCTGGTGGCGCCGGACTCTTTGATGGCCGACGGCGACCCGGAGCGACTTCGTCAGGCGGTGGACAACGTGCTGAACAACGCGCTGCGGTTCGCCCCGATGGGCTCGGAGGTCACGGTCACCGCTGGGGTAGCCGGACCCCTGGTCGACGTGGGGGTCGCCGACCAGGGGCCGGGTTTCGCGGCCGAGTTGCTTCCGGTCGTCTTCGAACGGTTCCGCCGGGGCGACACTGCCCGGACCCGTTCGGAGGACGGCTGGAGTTCCGGACTCGGCCTAGCCATCGTCCGCAGCGTGCTGCGGGCTCATCGAGGTACCGCCGTGGCCAGTAATCGCACCGACTCCTCGGGGGCGCTGGTGCGCTTGCAATGGCCACGGCGGCGCGAGGAGTAG
- a CDS encoding COG4705 family protein, which translates to MISDTAVPVGQRPGTTMLNKVPEVTVFFWIIKILCTTVGESCADYINSTLGFGLTKTTWVFTAALVVVMAVQFRLRRYVPAVYWLAVVLISVVGTLLTDNLTDGHNVPLWMSTTLFTVLLLVVFGVWYAREGTLSIHSITTAPREAFYWLTVLTTFALGTAAGDWTLELTGWTPGPAVLLPLGLIAVVAAAWRMGLGAVLAFWLAYILTRPLGANLGDYLGSARADGGIGLGTPGTTVLFLVAIVAAVVYLTVTRLDRTERAEVRGEASG; encoded by the coding sequence ATGATTTCTGACACCGCCGTCCCGGTAGGACAACGTCCCGGGACCACGATGCTCAACAAGGTCCCCGAGGTCACGGTCTTCTTCTGGATCATCAAGATCCTGTGCACGACCGTTGGGGAGAGTTGCGCCGACTACATCAACAGCACCCTCGGTTTCGGCCTGACCAAGACGACCTGGGTCTTCACCGCCGCACTCGTTGTGGTCATGGCCGTGCAGTTCCGGCTCCGGCGTTACGTGCCGGCCGTCTATTGGCTCGCGGTCGTGCTGATCAGCGTCGTAGGCACCCTGTTGACCGACAACCTCACCGATGGCCACAACGTCCCGCTCTGGATGAGCACCACCTTGTTCACCGTCCTGCTGCTCGTCGTGTTCGGCGTCTGGTACGCCCGCGAGGGCACCCTGTCGATCCACTCCATCACCACCGCCCCGCGGGAAGCCTTCTACTGGCTGACCGTTCTCACCACGTTCGCGCTGGGCACCGCCGCCGGTGACTGGACGCTGGAACTCACCGGATGGACGCCGGGGCCGGCGGTTCTGCTGCCGCTGGGGCTGATCGCCGTTGTCGCGGCTGCCTGGCGGATGGGCCTGGGCGCGGTGCTCGCCTTCTGGCTCGCCTACATCCTCACCCGGCCGCTGGGCGCCAACCTCGGCGACTACCTCGGATCCGCCCGCGCCGACGGCGGGATCGGCCTGGGGACGCCCGGAACGACCGTGTTGTTCCTGGTCGCGATCGTGGCCGCTGTCGTGTACCTGACCGTGACCCGGCTCGACCGCACGGAACGTGCCGAGGTTCGTGGCGAGGCGAGTGGGTGA
- a CDS encoding alpha/beta fold hydrolase has translation MTEIIAHHGLFKNTELHVDDTGGSGGPVVLIHGWPLSGEAWKLQVPALSEAGYRVITYDRRGFGRSDKPARGYTYDTLTEDLHTLLEELALTDVTLVGFSMGGGEVARYFGLYGSERLRSVVLASAVPPYLMQSADNPAGPLTAAQAGEMTAQLTADPDAFYDGFVTDFFSANGVLKVTEEQRQEALALCHQADKKAALGCMAAFGGTDFRDDLAKVTVPTLVLHGDSDATVPFEGSGKRSHEAIEGSELHVIADAPHGCNVSHASEWNDALIRFLAR, from the coding sequence ATGACCGAGATCATTGCCCATCACGGGCTTTTCAAGAACACCGAACTACATGTCGACGACACGGGGGGCTCGGGTGGTCCGGTTGTGCTCATTCACGGCTGGCCGCTGAGCGGAGAAGCATGGAAGCTCCAGGTCCCGGCGCTGTCCGAGGCCGGCTACCGCGTGATCACGTACGACCGGCGTGGCTTCGGCCGCAGCGACAAGCCGGCCCGCGGCTACACCTACGACACTTTGACCGAGGATCTCCATACCCTGCTGGAAGAACTCGCGCTGACCGACGTCACGCTTGTCGGCTTTTCGATGGGCGGCGGCGAAGTCGCACGCTACTTCGGCCTTTACGGCAGCGAGCGTCTCCGTAGTGTCGTGCTGGCCTCGGCCGTGCCGCCGTACCTGATGCAGTCCGCCGACAATCCGGCCGGCCCGCTCACCGCCGCGCAGGCTGGTGAGATGACCGCGCAGCTCACCGCGGACCCGGACGCGTTCTACGACGGCTTCGTCACCGACTTCTTCAGCGCGAACGGGGTTCTCAAGGTCACCGAGGAGCAGCGCCAGGAGGCGTTGGCACTGTGCCACCAGGCCGACAAGAAGGCCGCCCTTGGATGCATGGCCGCTTTCGGTGGTACCGATTTCCGCGACGATCTGGCGAAGGTCACCGTGCCCACCCTTGTCCTGCATGGGGATTCGGACGCGACCGTGCCGTTCGAAGGCTCGGGCAAGCGTTCCCACGAGGCGATCGAGGGCAGCGAGTTGCACGTCATCGCTGACGCTCCGCACGGCTGCAACGTGAGCCATGCCAGTGAATGGAATGACGCTCTCATCCGCTTCCTCGCACGGTAA
- a CDS encoding response regulator transcription factor → MRILVAEDDVRMASMLRRGLSEDGYTVDVVRDGTDAIWQATEHSYDAIVLDLMLPGADGFEVCRRLREADRWAPVLMLTARTDVADRVRGLDAGADDYLAKPFSFSELTARLRALMRRGARPRPTTLEVDTLRLDPALHQAWRNEELLDLSPKEFALLELFLRHPGELLSRTRILEHVWDFAYDGASNVVDQYVAYLRRKIDRPFGLEQLETVRGAGYRLLEQARPAAGS, encoded by the coding sequence ATGCGAATCCTGGTGGCCGAGGACGATGTCCGGATGGCGAGTATGTTGCGACGCGGCCTGAGTGAGGACGGCTACACCGTTGACGTCGTCCGCGATGGCACCGACGCGATCTGGCAGGCCACCGAACACAGTTACGACGCAATCGTGCTCGACCTCATGTTGCCCGGCGCCGATGGGTTCGAGGTCTGCCGGCGCCTGCGGGAGGCCGACCGCTGGGCGCCCGTGCTGATGCTGACCGCTCGCACCGACGTCGCCGACCGGGTGCGCGGACTCGACGCCGGAGCCGACGACTACCTGGCCAAGCCGTTCAGCTTCAGCGAACTCACGGCGCGGCTGCGGGCACTGATGCGCCGCGGCGCCAGGCCGCGGCCGACCACCCTGGAGGTGGACACCCTGCGGTTGGACCCGGCGCTGCACCAGGCCTGGCGCAACGAGGAGCTGCTCGACCTCTCCCCCAAGGAGTTCGCGCTGCTCGAACTGTTCCTCCGCCATCCGGGCGAGCTGCTGAGCCGGACGAGAATCCTCGAACACGTCTGGGATTTCGCCTATGACGGCGCCAGCAACGTGGTCGATCAGTACGTGGCCTACCTACGCCGCAAGATCGATCGTCCCTTCGGTCTGGAGCAGCTGGAGACGGTCCGCGGGGCCGGCTACCGCCTGCTCGAACAGGCTCGCCCGGCCGCGGGAAGCTGA
- a CDS encoding putative bifunctional diguanylate cyclase/phosphodiesterase — translation MSVPPPRSLVRFSQFSAFWHLAVLSGLPLLAIAGYEVATSTFSRGGPALLMCAALLVALELLPLVQGRGHDPQGVVMSTAFVCAMLFLWGPWPAIVMVSVAACASDLRAEKPWWKVAFNVGQYATSVFAAYLVMYVAGSRPSIDHPLPRFHVLDLAWVLGVWAVYFLVNLFLVAGIISFDRSFKEVFLEDFSHYTTMTFAVLGISPAIVILAQNLWQLLPSLLIPLLLLYRMAQMSLEHEHDASHDPLTGLPNRASMRFALNRELSFREKRTFGFLLIDLDHFKEVNDTLGHHVGDDLLVHVAQRLSTAVRTEDLVARLGGDEFAVIIPDADERRSRAIAERIRVALSEPIYIQSLSLRAEASIGLAMFPEHGSGEEELLRHADVAMYTAKQSRQGIALYAAERDPHRTDRLGLLSDLRQAIADDVLELHYQPKISLADGSLLGVEGLVRWRHPSRGFVPPDMFIPLAEQSDVMPLLTQRVVSVALAQLAAWNERGLQVPIAVNVSPIDLTGHRLTDLLARGLEDYGIAAGLLQLEITERVVAEETAELQEVLAELNRMGIPLSIDDFGTGYSSLLRLKTLPVGELKIDRTFVSKVCESRVDVGIVRAIIDLAHALDLPAIAEGVETVQQQEVLRSLGCDGVQGWLVARPMPAEQITDWILQRRVTSLDARRGLSRATMGDESVA, via the coding sequence ATGAGTGTCCCGCCACCGCGCTCGCTGGTGAGGTTCTCGCAGTTCTCAGCATTCTGGCATCTGGCCGTGCTGAGCGGGCTGCCCCTGCTTGCCATCGCCGGCTACGAGGTGGCGACCTCGACCTTCTCCCGCGGCGGTCCGGCGCTGCTGATGTGCGCCGCTCTGCTCGTCGCGCTGGAGTTGTTGCCCCTGGTCCAGGGACGCGGACACGACCCCCAGGGCGTGGTCATGTCGACCGCGTTCGTGTGCGCGATGCTGTTCCTGTGGGGTCCGTGGCCGGCCATCGTGATGGTCAGCGTCGCGGCCTGTGCCTCCGACCTGCGCGCTGAGAAGCCGTGGTGGAAGGTCGCGTTCAACGTCGGCCAGTACGCCACGTCGGTGTTCGCCGCCTACCTGGTCATGTACGTGGCCGGAAGCCGTCCGAGCATCGACCACCCGCTGCCGCGCTTCCACGTGCTCGATCTGGCCTGGGTTCTCGGCGTCTGGGCCGTGTACTTCCTGGTCAACCTGTTCCTCGTCGCCGGCATCATCTCCTTCGACCGCTCGTTCAAGGAGGTCTTCCTCGAGGACTTCTCCCACTACACGACGATGACCTTTGCGGTATTGGGAATCTCGCCCGCCATCGTCATCCTCGCCCAGAACTTGTGGCAGCTGTTGCCGTCCCTGCTCATCCCGCTGCTCCTGCTCTACCGCATGGCGCAGATGTCGCTGGAACACGAGCATGACGCCAGCCACGACCCGCTCACCGGGCTGCCCAACCGCGCCAGCATGCGCTTCGCCCTCAATCGCGAACTGTCCTTCCGGGAGAAGCGCACCTTCGGCTTCCTGCTCATCGACCTCGATCACTTCAAGGAGGTCAACGACACCCTGGGCCATCATGTGGGCGACGACCTGCTCGTACACGTTGCCCAGCGACTGTCCACGGCTGTGCGCACCGAGGATCTGGTCGCCCGGCTCGGCGGCGACGAGTTCGCGGTGATCATTCCCGACGCGGACGAACGGCGCTCACGGGCCATCGCCGAGCGCATTCGGGTGGCCCTGTCCGAACCGATCTACATCCAGTCGCTGTCGTTGCGCGCCGAGGCCTCGATCGGACTGGCGATGTTCCCCGAACACGGCTCGGGGGAGGAGGAACTGCTCCGGCACGCGGACGTGGCGATGTACACCGCCAAGCAATCGCGACAGGGAATAGCCCTTTACGCCGCTGAGCGTGACCCGCACCGGACTGATCGGCTCGGCCTGCTGAGCGACCTGCGCCAGGCCATCGCCGATGACGTCCTCGAACTGCACTATCAGCCCAAGATCAGCCTCGCCGACGGATCCCTGCTCGGTGTCGAGGGGCTGGTTCGCTGGCGCCACCCTTCCCGCGGCTTCGTCCCGCCGGACATGTTCATCCCGCTGGCCGAGCAGAGCGATGTCATGCCGCTGCTCACCCAGCGGGTCGTGTCCGTCGCGCTGGCCCAGTTGGCGGCGTGGAACGAACGCGGCCTGCAGGTGCCGATCGCGGTGAACGTCTCGCCGATCGACCTCACCGGTCACCGTCTCACCGACCTGCTGGCCCGCGGCTTGGAGGACTACGGGATCGCTGCCGGCCTGCTCCAGCTCGAGATCACCGAACGGGTCGTGGCCGAGGAAACCGCTGAGCTGCAGGAGGTGCTGGCCGAGCTGAACCGGATGGGTATCCCGCTCAGCATCGATGATTTCGGCACCGGCTACTCCTCGCTGCTGCGGCTCAAGACGCTGCCCGTCGGCGAGCTCAAGATCGACCGGACGTTTGTGTCCAAGGTGTGCGAGAGCCGGGTCGACGTCGGGATCGTGCGCGCCATCATCGATCTCGCGCACGCGCTGGACCTGCCGGCGATCGCCGAGGGCGTGGAAACCGTTCAGCAGCAGGAGGTTCTGCGCTCGCTCGGCTGCGATGGCGTGCAGGGATGGCTGGTGGCGCGACCGATGCCGGCCGAGCAGATCACCGACTGGATCCTGCAGCGTCGCGTCACCTCACTCGACGCCCGGCGTGGCCTGTCCCGCGCGACGATGGGCGACGAGTCCGTAGCCTGA
- a CDS encoding ABC transporter permease: protein MSPYVRLGIGLLVLAGITVGVLGYAGIPQRRAVLLASARAIVQLAFVAAVLRGVFAAPVAVVAVITVMFSVATWTAGRRLRSHERAYRAVVLACFAGAGVSIAIIVGAPVLSRDVRTLVAVSGIVFGGTMTAATLTGRRLSDGLRLRRDEIEGWLSLGATSRQAVRPIARLAVSEALVPALDQTRTVGLVTLPGAFVGALLGGASAVDAARFQIVVLVGLLCAESITACLLAYLLGAPAVLPSDER, encoded by the coding sequence GTGTCACCGTACGTCCGGCTCGGCATCGGTCTTCTGGTCCTCGCGGGCATCACGGTGGGTGTGCTGGGCTACGCCGGCATTCCCCAACGGCGAGCGGTGCTGCTGGCCTCCGCCCGCGCGATCGTCCAACTCGCCTTCGTCGCGGCGGTCCTACGCGGGGTCTTCGCCGCACCGGTTGCCGTCGTCGCCGTGATCACGGTGATGTTCTCGGTGGCCACCTGGACTGCCGGCCGCCGTCTGCGCTCGCACGAGAGGGCCTACCGCGCGGTTGTGCTCGCCTGCTTCGCGGGAGCCGGGGTGAGCATCGCCATCATCGTCGGCGCCCCGGTCCTCAGCCGCGACGTCCGCACGCTGGTCGCTGTTTCCGGGATCGTCTTCGGCGGCACGATGACCGCGGCCACCCTGACCGGACGCCGGCTCTCCGACGGGTTACGCCTGCGGCGGGACGAGATCGAGGGCTGGCTGAGTCTCGGTGCCACCAGCCGCCAGGCCGTGCGTCCGATTGCCCGGCTGGCCGTCTCGGAAGCTCTCGTACCCGCGCTGGACCAGACCCGCACGGTTGGCCTGGTCACCCTTCCGGGCGCGTTCGTGGGCGCCTTGCTCGGTGGCGCCAGCGCGGTGGACGCCGCTCGCTTCCAGATTGTCGTGCTAGTCGGCCTGCTGTGCGCGGAGTCCATCACGGCGTGCCTGCTGGCCTACCTGCTCGGGGCGCCTGCCGTGCTGCCAAGCGACGAACGATGA
- a CDS encoding NUDIX hydrolase, translating into MAGGVEATEGPEDTARRELQEELTLKHAVPVFRLDSVSSIPAYHFDRSSWALDMYVVPEFAFAADLTGQQVRLSDEHSALRWLPYEDAHELLTWDSNRTALWELDQRLRRGDI; encoded by the coding sequence GTGGCAGGCGGAGTCGAGGCCACTGAAGGCCCGGAAGACACGGCCAGGCGCGAACTCCAGGAGGAGCTCACCCTGAAGCACGCCGTGCCCGTCTTTCGTCTGGATTCGGTCTCGTCGATACCGGCGTACCACTTTGACCGTTCCTCATGGGCACTCGACATGTACGTCGTGCCAGAATTTGCGTTCGCGGCCGATCTCACAGGCCAACAAGTACGCCTGTCCGACGAACATTCAGCGTTAAGGTGGCTGCCCTACGAGGACGCTCATGAGCTGTTGACGTGGGACAGCAACAGGACCGCCCTGTGGGAGTTGGATCAACGGCTACGGCGCGGGGATATCTGA
- a CDS encoding ZIP family metal transporter, with protein MSLTKTLLLGLLAGGTILLGLPVGRIRRPMPSLRLLLNATAIGVLLFLVWDVFSAAWSPVDAALVATHDGTGGLGPVFGYGSLFGGGLAVGLLSLVAYDRWMAARSRASASRGHIGPGAMAVHEQASDSLPLRGVAAWSPARRLALLIAVGIGLHNFAEGLAIGQSAASGEIGLATMLVIGFALHNATEGFGIVAPLAGETADRPSWRFLLGLAAIGGGPTFIGTWVGHGFTSEAVSVVFLTLAAGSIIYVVAQLFGVAAKARRSDLLAYGLLIGLVAGFATDAIITAAGV; from the coding sequence GTGAGCCTGACCAAGACGCTGCTCCTCGGCCTGCTGGCCGGTGGGACCATTCTCCTCGGCCTGCCCGTCGGTCGAATCCGGCGGCCGATGCCATCCTTGCGCCTGCTGCTCAACGCGACTGCGATCGGGGTGCTGCTGTTCCTCGTCTGGGACGTGTTCTCCGCCGCGTGGTCGCCGGTCGACGCGGCCCTGGTCGCGACCCACGACGGGACGGGCGGTCTCGGACCGGTCTTCGGCTACGGCAGCCTGTTCGGCGGCGGTCTCGCGGTCGGTCTTCTGTCGCTGGTCGCCTACGACCGGTGGATGGCCGCCCGCTCTCGAGCCTCGGCCTCGCGGGGACACATCGGTCCGGGCGCGATGGCTGTGCACGAACAGGCCAGCGACAGCCTTCCGCTGCGAGGAGTGGCAGCGTGGTCACCGGCTCGCCGCCTCGCGCTGCTGATCGCGGTCGGCATCGGGTTGCACAACTTCGCCGAAGGCCTGGCCATCGGGCAGTCCGCGGCCTCCGGGGAGATCGGGCTCGCGACGATGCTCGTCATCGGATTCGCGCTCCACAACGCCACCGAGGGTTTCGGCATCGTGGCCCCGCTCGCCGGTGAGACGGCCGATCGCCCGTCCTGGCGTTTCCTGCTCGGGCTGGCGGCGATCGGCGGCGGCCCCACGTTCATCGGAACCTGGGTCGGACACGGGTTCACCAGTGAGGCGGTGTCCGTGGTCTTCCTCACTCTGGCCGCCGGATCGATCATCTACGTCGTCGCCCAGCTATTCGGTGTTGCGGCGAAGGCACGGCGATCGGATCTGCTGGCCTACGGTCTGCTCATCGGGCTGGTCGCCGGCTTCGCCACCGACGCGATCATCACCGCCGCCGGAGTCTGA
- a CDS encoding TfoX/Sxy family protein has translation MAYDEELADRLREILSQERGLTEQRMFGGLAFLIGGNMAVAASGQGGLLLRVDPADTEALVDEPLVGRFVMRGRAMDGWLRVDTAAVPNEPELRRWATLGVTYARSLPAKRS, from the coding sequence ATGGCTTACGACGAGGAGCTGGCCGACCGCCTTCGCGAGATCCTGTCTCAGGAGCGCGGCCTCACCGAACAACGGATGTTCGGCGGCCTGGCCTTTCTGATCGGCGGAAACATGGCGGTCGCGGCCAGCGGTCAGGGTGGCCTGCTGCTGCGAGTGGATCCCGCCGACACCGAGGCGCTGGTCGACGAACCGCTGGTCGGACGGTTCGTGATGCGCGGCCGGGCGATGGACGGCTGGCTCCGGGTGGACACGGCCGCGGTGCCGAACGAACCGGAACTTCGCCGCTGGGCGACGCTCGGGGTGACCTACGCGCGCTCGCTACCCGCCAAGCGGTCGTAG
- a CDS encoding MerR family transcriptional regulator: MSGDTGADLVTEAQATPPGSRTTGIDEQERITAAEASRLTGFTPRQIRIWASLGLLRSELDTTGRKTFRKDEILAFRPPPALWGPSEAAFRLGISLSELYRHVRLGNLPVRRTTGNRLAFHPDDLAPMRVRPSPPP; this comes from the coding sequence ATGTCTGGTGACACCGGGGCGGATCTTGTGACCGAGGCTCAGGCAACTCCACCCGGGTCGAGGACCACGGGAATCGACGAGCAGGAGCGGATCACCGCCGCCGAGGCATCCCGGTTGACCGGCTTCACCCCGCGCCAGATCCGAATCTGGGCCTCGCTGGGGCTATTGCGTTCAGAGCTGGACACGACCGGGCGGAAGACCTTCCGCAAGGACGAGATCCTGGCCTTCCGCCCGCCTCCGGCCCTGTGGGGACCGTCCGAGGCGGCCTTCCGGTTGGGAATCTCGCTGTCCGAGCTGTACCGCCACGTCCGGCTGGGCAACCTGCCGGTCCGGCGCACGACCGGGAACCGGCTCGCCTTCCATCCCGACGATCTGGCGCCGATGCGGGTCCGGCCGTCGCCGCCGCCGTGA